The genomic interval ACGTGCGGGGCCAGCGCCGAGCAGTCCCGGCCGAGCCGCGGGGCCGCCAGCTCCGCCGCGATCTGCTCCAGGCCGGCCCGGACCGGGTAGCTCTCCTCCAGATCGGCCGCGGTGAGATTGCGGACGCGGACGCCCTTGTTGGGGGCCGACTCGATGAGCCGGAGCGTCTCCAGCTCGCGCAGCGCCTCGCGCACGGGCGTCTGGCTGACCTCCAGCTCGGTGGCGATGCGGCGCTCCACGATCCGCTCACCCGGCTTCCAGCGCCCGCTGACGATCCCCTCCACGATGTGCTCGCGGATCTGTTCGCGCAGCGAGTGGACGACGGGCGGGGTCATGGAGGGCTCCTTCAGGGCAGACCGGTGCTGCCTACATCATCACGGCGGCGGTAGGCCTTCTGTGGTGTCGGACGGAGCGGCACGTGGAGGGCGGCGTCGCGGGGCTGGGCACGCGCATCTGCGGCGTTGTCGTCAATCACCATGGCTCCGCCATGCCTCAATCCTCCGCCTTGCAGCTGCACGCACCCAGCCTCGCTCCTTTTTCCACCCTCCACGTGCCACTCCGTCCTAGACAATACGGCGGCGCCCCCGCCCGGATGAGTTCCGGACGGGGGCGCCGCTGGTGAGGCTGGTTACAGCAGGGGAGTTCAGAGGCCGAGCTCGACCTCGAACTCACCCGCCTCCAGGATCGCCTTGACCGACGTCAGGTAGCGGGCGGCGTCCGCGCCGTCCACCAGACGGTGGTCGTAGGAGAGCACGACGTACGTCATGTCGCGCACCGCGATCGTCTCGCCGAGGTCCGGGTGGTCGATGACCACCGGACGGCGGACCGTGGCGCCGATGCCCAGGATGGCCGCCTGGTTCGGGGGCACGATGACGGTGTCGAACAGCGCACCGCGCGAACCGGTGTTGGTGATGGTGAAGGTGGCGCCGGACATGTCGTCCGGCGTCAGGCCGCCACCACGCGCCTTGCCCGCGAGCTCCGCGGTCTTCTTGGAGATGCCGGCGATGTTCAGGTCGCCCGCACTCTTGATGACCGGGGTCATCAGACCCTTCTCGGCGTCCACGGCGATGCCGATGTTCTCCGAGTCGAAGTACGTGATGGTGCCCTCGTCCTCGTTGATCCGGGCGTTGACGACCGGGTGGGCCTTCAGCGCCTGGGCCGCCGCCTTCACGAAGAACGGCATCGGGGACAGCTTGACGCCCTCACGGGCGAGGAAGGCGGCCTTCGCCTGGTTGCGCAGCTTCATCAGCTTGGTGATGTCGACCTCGACGACCGAGGTCAGCTGGGCCTGCGAGTGCAGCGCCTTCATCATGTTCTCGCCGATGACCTTGCGCATGCGGGTCATCTTGACCGTCTGACCGCGCAGCGGCGACGCCTCCAGCTTCGGCGCCTTGGCTGCCGCCGGAGCAGCGGCCGGGGCCGGAGCGGCTGCGGCGGCCTTGGCGGCCTCCGCGGCGGCGACGACGTCCTGCTTGCGGATACGGCCACCGACGCCGGTGCCCTTGACCGCGCTCAGGTCCACGTTGTTCTCGGACGCGAGCTTGCGGACCAGCGGCGTGACGTACGCGCCGTCGTCACCGGAGGGCGCGGCCGGAGCGGCCGGCGCCGGGGCGGCGGGGGCGGGCTGCGCCGGAGCCGGGGTGGCGGGAGCCGCCGGGGCCGGAGCGGGAGCGGCGGGAGCCGGAGCGGCCGGAGCCGGAGCCGCGGGGGCGGCCGGAGCGGCGGGGGCCGGGGCGGGAGCCGCGGGGGCCTCCTGCTTCGGCGCCTCGGCCTTCGGGGCCTCCTGCTTCGGGGCCTCCTGGGCCGGGGCGGCGGGCTGCGCCGGAGCGGCGGCCGGGGCCGCGCCCGGAGCGCCGATGACGGCGAGCTTCGCGCCGACCTCGGCGGTCTCGTCCTCGCCGACCACGATCTCCAGCAGCACACCGGCGACCGGGGCGGGGATCTCGGTGTCGACCTTGTCCGTCGAGACCTCCAGCAGCGGCTCGTCCTCGGCCACCTCCTCGCCGACCTCCTTGAGCCAGCGGGTGACGGTGCCCTCGGTGACGCTCTCGCCGAGCGCCGGGAGGGTGACGTCGGTGCCCTCGGCGGACGAACCGCCGGTGGTCGCCTCGGCGGTCGGGGCCTGGGCCGGAGCCTCGGTCTCGGTCGACGGG from Streptomyces sp. CA-278952 carries:
- a CDS encoding GntR family transcriptional regulator is translated as MTPPVVHSLREQIREHIVEGIVSGRWKPGERIVERRIATELEVSQTPVREALRELETLRLIESAPNKGVRVRNLTAADLEESYPVRAGLEQIAAELAAPRLGRDCSALAPHVAALYEADRLADGEAQVRHTVGFHRELVRAAGNAVLLHTWEGLGIEVFTALSIRWLGTVQKSYAEEHQTLIDAFLAEDPGIGALVKAHVLGCAPRA
- the sucB gene encoding 2-oxoglutarate dehydrogenase, E2 component, dihydrolipoamide succinyltransferase, giving the protein MSVSVTLPALGESVTEGTVTRWLKAEGERVEADEPLLEVSTDKVDTEIPAPASGVLASIKVAEDETVEVGAELAVIDDGSGAPAEAEAPQAEAPAAEAPAAEPASTPAPQAEEAPTAPSTETEAPAQAPTAEATTGGSSAEGTDVTLPALGESVTEGTVTRWLKEVGEEVAEDEPLLEVSTDKVDTEIPAPVAGVLLEIVVGEDETAEVGAKLAVIGAPGAAPAAAPAQPAAPAQEAPKQEAPKAEAPKQEAPAAPAPAPAAPAAPAAPAPAAPAPAAPAPAPAAPATPAPAQPAPAAPAPAAPAAPSGDDGAYVTPLVRKLASENNVDLSAVKGTGVGGRIRKQDVVAAAEAAKAAAAAPAPAAAPAAAKAPKLEASPLRGQTVKMTRMRKVIGENMMKALHSQAQLTSVVEVDITKLMKLRNQAKAAFLAREGVKLSPMPFFVKAAAQALKAHPVVNARINEDEGTITYFDSENIGIAVDAEKGLMTPVIKSAGDLNIAGISKKTAELAGKARGGGLTPDDMSGATFTITNTGSRGALFDTVIVPPNQAAILGIGATVRRPVVIDHPDLGETIAVRDMTYVVLSYDHRLVDGADAARYLTSVKAILEAGEFEVELGL